The Microcoleus sp. AS-A8 genome contains a region encoding:
- a CDS encoding GDP-mannose 4,6-dehydratase, protein MTVKKALITGLTGQDGSYLAELLIDKGYQVFGLVRRSSSGNISRISHLSGNVQILSGDLLDQCSLMDAIAQSQPDEIYNLASQSYVPLSWTQPSLTAEYTALGVSRLLESIRRCKPDAKFYQASSSEVFGQPDESPQTERTAFRPRNPYGVAKAYAHWMTVNYRQQYNLYACCGITYTHESPRRGTEFVFRKITRAAAMIKLGLAQELKLGNLDARRDWCYAQDAVYAMWMMLQQEKPDDYIIASGETHSVRELVECAFNCVGLNWQNYVSVDPAFYRPDESVQLVGCIGKIKSQLHWTPQHSFEQLVEIMVDHDLKELTHTKA, encoded by the coding sequence ATGACTGTCAAAAAAGCTTTAATCACAGGATTGACTGGGCAAGACGGATCCTACCTAGCCGAACTTCTCATCGACAAAGGGTACCAAGTCTTTGGTCTAGTCCGCCGTTCCAGTTCCGGCAACATTAGCCGGATTAGTCACCTTTCGGGTAATGTCCAGATTCTTTCTGGGGATCTTCTAGACCAATGTTCGTTAATGGATGCGATCGCCCAATCCCAACCCGACGAAATCTATAATCTCGCGTCCCAAAGCTACGTTCCCCTTTCCTGGACACAACCCTCCCTCACCGCCGAATACACCGCTCTCGGAGTTTCCCGTTTGCTAGAGTCCATCCGTCGCTGCAAACCGGATGCCAAATTCTACCAAGCCTCCAGTAGTGAAGTCTTCGGTCAGCCCGACGAATCCCCTCAAACCGAACGTACCGCCTTCCGTCCCCGCAACCCCTACGGCGTCGCTAAAGCCTACGCCCACTGGATGACCGTTAACTATCGGCAACAGTACAATCTCTATGCCTGCTGCGGCATCACCTACACCCACGAATCTCCCCGGCGCGGTACTGAATTCGTCTTTCGCAAAATCACTCGTGCTGCTGCCATGATCAAACTAGGTCTCGCCCAGGAATTAAAACTCGGCAACCTGGATGCGCGTCGCGACTGGTGCTATGCCCAGGATGCCGTCTATGCGATGTGGATGATGTTGCAACAAGAAAAACCTGATGACTACATCATTGCTAGCGGTGAAACCCACTCAGTTAGAGAGTTAGTCGAGTGTGCTTTTAACTGTGTGGGTCTAAACTGGCAAAATTATGTTTCCGTAGACCCAGCCTTTTACCGACCCGACGAATCAGTACAGCTTGTTGGCTGCATTGGTAAAATTAAAAGCCAACTTCATTGGACACCTCAGCATTCCTTTGAGCAATTGGTGGAAATTATGGTCGATCATGACCTCAAAGAACTCACTCACACAAAAGCATAG